A segment of the Candidatus Izimaplasma bacterium HR1 genome:
ACGAAATCTCCATCTTCACCCTCATAACGAGTTGCCATATAGAATAACATTCTAGCGACATCACCTTTCATGTCATCTCGAGGTTCGAAATACCAATCTCCACATGTATAATTTCCAGCACCTCTGTCTACTAGGTTATCATCGTTTACACCATCATGACAATCATCGAAAAAACGATTATTTTTAATAGAATTCATACTTCTTTCAGCTGCCACTAAATGATGTGCATCGGTATGTGCACCAAGAGGATAGCCACCAAATGAATCTTCAAAAGCATATCCATCTTCGTCAGCAAAATCACCATGTGATTTAGACCAAATATGTTCTCTATTCCATTCTGTATACTCTTCGTCTCTATCGCTGTTTACAAAACAAATGTCAGGAAGCAAAGATGTATTTGTATCTTGGCACTCTTTAGGCCAACTAAAATCACTATAGAATAACAATACATTATTTGAGTTATCTGGATCTTCATCTCCAGCTCTTAACATTTTCCATACATCCATGTCGTCAAGATCCTTATCAGTATAAGGAAATTCGGTATGGTTTGTAATTATGTCGTTTAAAGCATTTTTAAGTGCTTCACCAGTTAAACTGTCAATACCATCATAATAACCAACTGGAACGTATATAGTTGTGTCTATGCCATCTACAACATCATCTACATCAACAACTTCGATACTTAGGTAGACTTCACTTATGTTACCTTTAGTATCTGTTGCAGTAACGGTAATTACTTTTGTGCCTAAAGTAGTTGTATCCGTTGAACCTGATATAGACACTTCACATTCAGAATCTCTATCGTCATCACAAGTAATAACAGTTAAGTCAATAATACCATCCTTTTGGATACTATCTTCAACATCACTAATATCAATAATAGGAGCAGTTGTATCAGGATTAAAGATTTCTAATAAATCAATTCCTAATAAGTTTTCTGATACAAAAATAGCTGCAGTAATAGTAACAATTAGAATTCCAATATATAATCTAACTTTTTTCATATAAAACACCCTCTTTACTTATATTTGCATACAAAATAATTATATCATAAAAACCACTACATAATTATAGTAAACAAACATTTTATTTGGTATAGACAAAAGTAAAATTAAGTGTTAAAATAACAATACAGTTTTGGAGGATTAGCTCAGTTGGGAGAGCACTTGCCTTACAAGCAAGGGGTCATTGGTTCGAGCCCAATATTCTCCACCAGAATTGAAATTTAACTCTAGTCATTAGACTAGGGTTTTTCTTTTGATTATGTTGGGTGAATATGTCACTAGTTCGACTCAAGTATTCTCCACCATATCTACACGCTTCCGGAGAGTTTATTAGTATTGCCTACTATAATAATATTATCGGTTTTTGTGTGAAGTAAACTATAGAAAAAATGAGCAAATAATAGAGAGATATTTTAGATGTATAAATCTAGTATGTCTTTTGATATACTTTAAGAGAAAGGATTGATGATAGGTATGACAACTAGACAATTAACACAACTTGTAATAATTAGTTCTCTTTGGGGATCTTCTTATATATTTATGAAAGTAATATCACCTGTATTTGGGCCAGTATTAGTATCTTCATTAAGATTGCTTTTAGCTAGTCTGTTTTTACTTATATATATGTTAGTAAGTAGAAAGAAGATTTCTTTTAAAGGAAATATTCTTTTCTTTATATTTGTTGGAGTAGTAAACTCAGCAATACCATTTGTACTTTATGCATTTGCAGCATTACATATAGATGCTTCATTAAGTGGAACTCTTAATTCCTCATCACCAATGTTTGGAGCTTTATTTGGATTCATTATTCTTAAGAACAGATTTGATACGAGACAGATTCTTGGATTAATAGTTGGTTTTCTTGGAGTTATTATTGTTTCTAGTACTTCTTTTGGGACAGGGACTGTTGAAGCAGTTATTAGTGTTTTTGCCTGTTTACTAGCATCTGCATGTTATGGGCTGGCTGGGACATATGTTAAGAAGAGAAACAAAGATGTTGATGCAACTACATTATCATTAGGAACATTATTTTTTGCAGGATTGTTCTTATTACCATTCTCATTCTTTTACAAAATATCTTTGGATATCCAGGTAAGTCACATATTATACCTGTTGTTTTTTGCTATAATGTGTACATCTGTTCCTTACATATTGTACTATAAATTGTTAAGGGAAGTAGGAGCTGTAAAAGCGTTAACAGTAACATATCTAATACCTTTATTTACAGTTTTATGGTCATACATTTTCCTAGCTGAAAGAGCAGGTTGGAATGTTTTTGTTGGTTTAGTAATTATTCTTACAGGGGTAGGGTTATTATCTAAAAGAAATGATCTTTTAAACCGAGAAAAAAGATAAGTTATTGTGATTTTAATTAGATGCTTTAACCTATGAATATCTAGGAATTCATGTATAGTTTTTTAAGATGAAACATTCAAATGTGCATCTTTTTTTACTTTTAAAGGACTTTGATTCATTTGTTATTAAAAATGCATAACTTGTGTTATTGCTTAAGAATGATACAATTGTTTTGTAATAGAAAGAAAGAAGGTATTTAGATGGATGCAATTACATTATTAAAAGACAGAAGAAGTGTAAGAAAATATAAGAATGAAATAGTAAGTAAGGAATTAATGTTAGAAATTTCTGAATTAACAAAATATTCTCCATCATGGGGTAATCTGCAAATTGCAAGGTATACATTTATCACAGACGAAAACAGCATTAAAAGAATTGCTGAAGATGGAGTAAAGGGATTTGTATATAATATTAAGACTCTTTTAAATGCTAGAAATGTCGCGGTAATAAGTTATGTTAAAGGCAAGAGTGGTAAGTTAGGAAAAGATGAGTACGCCACATCTAAAACTAACTCATGGGAAGTTTTTGATGCTGGGATAGCGACTCATCAGTTTTGCCTAGCTGCATATGCAAAAGGTGTAGGAACAGTTATCATGGGTGTAATAGATGATACAGTAATTAGGGAAATTATTAAGCTTCCTGAAGAAGAATCTGTTGGGGCATTAATCGTCTATGGTTTTGAAAGTGGGGTCCATTCTGCACCTACTCCAAGAAAAGACATTAAAGAATTGATTAGATTCATATAAAGATTTAGGTCGATTAAGGAATTGTCAAAATAGAGGAAGTAAGTGATTACTTAGATAACAAAAAAACATCTATATGTATTGAGAGGTAATGAAAATATGAAACCAAGATTATTCTTGGTTTTTTTATATGTAAATAATGTGAGGAAAACAGTACAGTATTATAATATTATTTCATTAGAAATTCACATATAATAATAGATAATAATATATTATATGTATAGTGAATAAAAAATAGAAAATGGGTGACAGGATGTTAGAACTAAAGAATATTAGCAAAAATTATTATGTTGGTGATCAAACAGTAGAGGCTTTGAAGAATGTAAGCTTGAAGTTTCGAAAAAGTGAGTTTGTATCAATACTAGGACCTTCTGGTTGTGGGAAAACAACTATGTTGAACATCATCGGAGGGCTAGATAGATATACTGATGGTGATCTGTTAATAGATAATAAATCAACTAAGAGTTATAAAGATAAAGACTGGGATGCATATAGAAATCAAATCATTGGTTTTGTATTCCAAAACTATAATTTAATATCTCATTTAAGTGTTCTTGACAATATTGAGATGGCTTTAAGTCTTTCGGGTGTTAGTGCAAAAGAAAGAAAAGAACGTTCAATCAAAGTTTTAGAACAAGTAGGTCTTGGGGATCAAGTCTATAAAAAACCAAATCAATTGTCAGGTGGGCAAATGCAAAGGGTTGCTATTGCCAGAGCATTAGTAAACGAACCTAAAATATTACTTGCTGATGAACCAACAGGAGCATTGGATAGTAAAACTAGTGCTCAAATAATGAAGTTGATTAAAGAAATTTCAAAAGATATTTTAGTAATTATGGTAACTCATAATAGTAAAATAGCTAATGAGTATAGTGATAGATTGATTCAATTATTAGATGGTGAAGTGTTATCCGATACAAATGGAATCAAAGAAGATGAGTTAAAAATTACTGAAACATTGGGTAATACAAAAACATCAATGTCATTTTATCAAGCTTTAAAAACAAGTTTCAAAAACTTAATAACTAAAAAAGGAAGAACTTTTATTACTGCTATTGCTGGTAGTATTGGGATTATTGGTGTGGCTCTCGTCCTTGGTATTTCTACAGGGATGACGAACTATGTGAATGAAATTCAAGGTGATACTCTTTCAGGATTCCCAATCACAATAACTCAATATGTCCAGGCTGATTTTGGACCTGGTGGAGGAAACGCCCCATTTGATATTGAAGACAGTGACACTGAGTTTCCAACTGGGGAAACAATTACACCGTATGATTCCTTACAAGAAACGACACTTCATAGAAATGTAATTAGTGAGGAGTATATTGAGTTTTTAGAAGCAATGGATTCATCATTATATAGTTCAATCTCTTACACAAGAAGTATGTCATTGAACATTGTTGCTGAAAGTGATAGTGGGGCTTATGAATTAGTGGAACTAGATAATGATTTCTCATTCTTCGGTGGTAGTGGTGTATTTAATGAAATGCCTTCAAATCAAGAATTTGTAGAATCACAATATGATATATTAAAAGGAATGTATCCTACTAACTATAATGAAATCATTTTAGTTGTTGATAAAGAAAATCAACTAGACGTTGAGACATTAGCTGCCTTAGGTATTAATATTAATGACGAATATACTTTTGATGATTTTATTGGTAAAGAGTTCAAAGTAGTAACTAATGATTTATACTATACAGAAATCATGGGTATCTATTTAGCTGACACTGATTATGAGGCAATGTACACTAGCGATGATGCAATAACATTGACAGTAACTGGGATATTGAGAGTTAATGAAGATGCAACTAGTGAAATACTAAGTTCTGGAATTGGATATACCCCTGATTTAACCGATCATATGTTATCAAATGCTATGACTTCAGAAATTGTATTAGCTCAAATTGCTAGTCCAGATACTAATGTGTTAATTGGACAACCTTTTAATGAACAAGTTACTTATGATGCAGTTATGCAAATCTTAGGTGGGGATGCAACTCCTACAGGAGCTGAAATCTACCCAACTACTTATGAAGGTAAAGATGAAATTAAAGCATATCTAGATACATATAATGATGGTTTGGCAACTGATGAGACAGTAATCTATACCGATCTTTCAGAGCTTATCTCAAGTACAATCTCTAGTTTGATCAACACTATTACAATCGTGTTAACAGCATTTGCTGGAATCAGTTTAGTTGTTTCATCTATTATGATTGGTATAATCACATACGTTAGTGTAATTGAAAGAACTAAAGAAATTGGTATTATGAGAAGTTTGGGAGCAAGAAAAAAAGATATCTCAAGAATCTTCAATGCAGAGACATTGTTAATTGGATTAACAAGTGGTGGTTTAGGAATAGCGATTTATTACTTATTACAAGGACCACTTAACTTAGTTATTTCTAAGTTTATTGATGTTGGAGGGTTTGCTACATTACCTGCGTATTATGCAGTTGGATTAATTGCATTATCTAGTGTATTAACTCTAATTGCTGGATTTATCCCTAGTGGTATAGCTGCTAGAAAAGATCCCGTTATAGCTTTAAGAACAGAATAATGTATATTAAGAAAACCGGAAAATTTTCCGGTTTTTTTTACTTTTTCTCGTGGGATTTCAAAGTGGTTTTTCTTTTCCGTTTTACTGATTTAGTAGGAGTAGATATTTTATTCTTTTAATCATTTGCTCATTTTCTTCATTTGTGACGCAAATCACATTTTTTTCATTTTCAATTTAATATACTACACAGGAACAAAAATTACTGGAGGTTATTATGGAAAGAAAAATGTTTTGTTATCAATGCCAAGAAGCTGCTAAAAATACAGCTTGTGAAGTTATGGGTGTATGTGGTAAAACACCACTACTATCTAGTTATATGGACACATTTAAATATGTACTTAAAGGATTAGCTGTTGTTGCAGATGAAGCAATGAGAAATGGACAAGAAATACTTCAAGCTGATTTATTTATTATGGAAGGGTTATTCAAACTTATTACTAATGCGAACTTTGATGATGATGTATTTAAGTCGAGTATCTCAGAGGGAATTGCCTTAAGAGAAAGTTTGAAAAGAGATTTAGATACAATGTTTGATACTGACATCACAACATGGGCAAGTGAACTTGCAAGTGAGTTTGTATTAAAAGCAGGAAGTGTTGGTGTAATGTCTACTATAGATGAGGATATCAGAAGCATTAGAGAGATTATTATTACTGGGTTAATGGGTCTTACTGCATATCATTCCCATGCTCATAAATTGGGTTATATAGATTTAGAGATTTTTAATTTTACAAGAAAAGCTTTAATTGCATTACAGGATAATTCATTAACACTTACCGATTATATTGGCTTAGTTGATGAGACTGGGAAGTATGGTGTTATTGGTATGGCTTTATTGGACAAAGCTAATACTACTACATACGGGGTGCCAAAAATATCACATGTAAATATCGGGGTTGGAAAACGACCTGGTATCCTAATTAGTGGCCACGATTTACATGATATCAAGGAATTATTAGAACAATCAAAAGATGCTGGAATTGACATCTATACCCACAGTGAAATGCTTCCAGCGCATTATTACCCAGAATTACAACAATATAGTCATCTTTATGGTAATTATGGTAGTGCATGGTATAACCAAAAATCTGAGTTCACGTCATTTAATGGACCAATACTATTTACTACTAACTGTATTGTGCCACCAAAAGGAGATACTATTTATAAGAATAAAGTATTTACAACTGGGAACACAGGACACCCTGATTTCAAATTTATTGTAGAATCAAATGGTAAAAAGGATTTCAGTGAGATTATTGAACTTGCAAAGAGTTCAAAAGCTCCTATTGAAATAGAATCAGGGACAATAGTAGGTGGATTTGGTCATAATCAAGTACTTGAACTTGCAGATACAGTTATAGAGAACATCAAAAATGGTTCAATTAAAAAGTTTGTTGTTATGGCAGGATGCGATGGTCGTAGTCCAAAAAGATCATATTATACAGAATTTGCTAGAGAACTACCAAAAGACACAATAATCTTAACAGCTGGTTGCGCAAAATTTAAATACAACAAATTAAATTTGGGAGATATTAATGGTATACCTAGAGTTTTAGATGCTGGACAATGTAATGATTCATATAGCTTAGCGGTTATTGCATTAACACTAGCGGATGTATTTAAATGTGATATCAATGACTTACCTATTGCATATAACATAGCATGGTATGAGCAAAAAGCAGTTATTGTATTATTAGCGTTGCTAAACTTAGGGGTTAAAAATATTAAGCTAGGTCCAACTTTACCCGCTTTCCTTAGTGAGAACGTTGCTAATTTCTTAATTGATACATTTAACTTGTCAACTATCTCAACTGTTGAACAAGACATAAGAGAAATGATTTAATTACAAAGCTCCTTATTGGAGCTTTTTTTGTATTTTTGATAGATTTAGTTATATAATATATATACAAAGGAAGTGATATTATGATTAGTAAGAAATTTATATATGATAAGGTATTACCCTTAGTAAAAGAAAAATCACGTATGTTGGAGTATTACTTGATAATGTCTTTATTCGAGAATGTTGATTCGAAGATACTAGAAGAACTTAAGGAATTCCAAAATTCTGATGGTGGATTTGGTAATGGTTTAGAACCTGATGTACAGATGCCAAATAGTAGTATATTAGCTACAAATATTGCCATAAAATCTCTTGCTTTTGTTAAGAACCGAGATTTGAAAGTGGATATGATAAAAGACATTGTTCAGTACATAGAAAACAATTACGATATAGATAAGGAAAGATTCTTTATGGTGGACGATAATGTGGATAATTATCCACATGCAGTCTGGTGGAACTTTATTGATTTAGAAAAGAATTTTCCCTTTGGAAATCCTGATCCTGAAGTAATTGGCTTCTTATATGAAAATAGGCAATTTATTACTAAATTGAACTACTCATCATTAATCAATAAAGTTGTCGATTACGTTATGTCAGATAGGTTTTTAGATGCAAAAATGCATTCATTAATGAGTGTTATGAGATTCTATAAAAAAGTTGATGATGATGTGAGGAATTTGATTCATGATCGAATTCATCTATTAGTTAACAAGGAACTAGACGCAGGGCTTGGAAATTGGGATGAATACAGTTTAGAGCCATATAAAATCTACATAATTGAACCTCATTTTACTAATACTCATCTTGAACAATTGGGGGAAAACTTGACAGGAGTAATTAAGAAAATTAATGATCTTGGTGTTAAACCGAACTGGGAATGGTATCAATATAAAGATGAATTTGAGAAAGTTAAAAATGATTGGATTGGACAAATTTACTTCGATATGATTAGAGCTTTGAGATTACATAGAATTATTTAAGCAGAATCCATTGATTCTGCTTTTTTAATATATTGGAATATAATAACTATTGTAGTATAATGTAGTAAGCAAAATATTTTGAGGTGTGATGATGAAATTTATTGAGATAATAAAGACAATTATAATTGGGATCGTTGAAGGTATAACTGAATGGTTACCAATTAGTAGTACAGGACACATGATACTAGTTGATGAATGGATTAAACTTGACGTTAGCCCTGAATTTATGGAAATGTTTTTAGTGGTTATTCAATTAGGAGCAATTCTTGCAGTAGTAGTATTGTTCTTTAATAAGCTGAATCCTTTGGCATTTAAAAAGACAAAAGAAGAAAGAAATGATATATGGCAAATATGGTTTAAGGTACTAATTGGTGTGATCCCAGCTGCGATTATAGGACTGCTGTTAGATGAGTGGCTATATAATACTTTATACAATTATATTACAGTGGCTATTATGTTGGTGGTTTATGGAGTTCTATTTATTGTTATTGAAAATAAGAATAAAGGGAAAAAAGCAACTATTACAAGTTTTAACGATTTATCTTATAAAACAGCTTTTCTAATTGGTATGTTTCAGGTATTAGCATTAATCCCAGGTACTTCTAGATCAGGAGCAACAATCTTAGGAGCAGTTATCTTAGGTACATCAAGATTTATTGCTGCGGAGTTTTCCTTCTTCTTGTCAATACCTGTTATGTTTGGCGCTAGTTTTATCAAAATACTAGATTTTGGTTTTAATTTTACAGGCTCAGAGCTTATTATCCTTATAACAGGAATGGTAACGGCATTTATAATTTCAATAATAACTATTAAATTCTTACTGGGATATATTAAGAAACATGACTTTAAAGTCTTTGGATGGTACAGAATCATCCTTGGAGTTATAGTCATTGTGTATTTTTTAGTTCCATACTTAGTTAGTATATATATATAGGAAATGGAATCAGCAAAATCAATATTGTGGAAAAGTCATCAAATTTTGATGACTTTTTTTATTTTTTTAATATTAAGAATTATTATATTTATTAGTCAATTATGTTGAATTATAGACGTTCTTAGCCTGTAGTGTACAATTTCGCTATAAAAAACAGGGTCAAGATGTTGCATATCTTAACTAAAAAAGCGTTTCCATACAAAAAAAGTGCAATATTATTGGGAATTTGTTTTTTTTTTTGCCGTTTATGTGATAAAATATTAATAATTAAATAGAAGGAGGTTATTTTTCATGATTAAAAAACTTATTGCCGCAAGTATGGTATTACTTGCTGTTCTGACTTTATCTGCATGTAAAGCTACAGAGTACACTGTTACATTTGACTCTACTGGTGGAAACGCAATTGAAGCTGTTGTTGTTGAAGAGGGATTAACTATCGCTGCTCCAACTGCACCAACTAAAACTGTTACAGGTGAAGTTTACACATTTGTTGGGTGGTATACAGAAGCTGCCGGAACTACTGCTTATAATTTCGAAGACCCTGTTAACGCTGATACAACGTTATACGCTAAATGGGTATTAGAAGTAGTATTACATTTTGATACAAGAACTGATGCAACTATTGAAGCACAATTATTAGGTGAAGTTGGCGGTTTAGGTACTGCTCCTACTGCTCCTACACGTACTGGATATGAATTTGCTGGTTGGTTCTTAACTAAAAAAGGTTTATCTTGGTTAGAAACTGAAGCATTTGATTTTGCTACTACAGTAGCAGAAGAAACTACTTTATTTGCTTACTGGGAACCTGTTAATTCTAAGGAAATCACTTATGGACCTGAAGTAACTTATACTACAAGTTTAGATTCAAGTTCAAGATTAATCTTAAACCCATTAGTTTATGAATGGTCTCATGAAGATACATTTATTAACATGTTAACTACAGATCTATATGTTACTGAAGTTGATTGGGATAAAGCTATTGAAGAAGGCGTTGCTGACTTCGCTGGAGATTTCTCTAAAATTGAAGCTAAAGAATTCTCAATTGAATCTTTAGATTTTAAATGGATCTTAGAAGGTGCTACTAATTATCCTATCGATTCAGATGATGACGAGCATTTAGACGAAAATGGTAACTATGACCGTGATGCTGCATCAACTTTCAAAGATACTGAATGGACTTTCAA
Coding sequences within it:
- the bsn_1 gene encoding Extracellular ribonuclease precursor — protein: MKKVRLYIGILIVTITAAIFVSENLLGIDLLEIFNPDTTAPIIDISDVEDSIQKDGIIDLTVITCDDDRDSECEVSISGSTDTTTLGTKVITVTATDTKGNISEVYLSIEVVDVDDVVDGIDTTIYVPVGYYDGIDSLTGEALKNALNDIITNHTEFPYTDKDLDDMDVWKMLRAGDEDPDNSNNVLLFYSDFSWPKECQDTNTSLLPDICFVNSDRDEEYTEWNREHIWSKSHGDFADEDGYAFEDSFGGYPLGAHTDAHHLVAAERSMNSIKNNRFFDDCHDGVNDDNLVDRGAGNYTCGDWYFEPRDDMKGDVARMLFYMATRYEGEDGDFVDLELTTDLYLYEDLATAIKNSKLPYYESLEVLLRWHIEDPVDEWELERNEAIFQFQGNRNPFIDHPELVALVWGTTENPTEYVSTTAE
- the yijE gene encoding putative inner membrane transporter yiJE codes for the protein MIGMTTRQLTQLVIISSLWGSSYIFMKVISPVFGPVLVSSLRLLLASLFLLIYMLVSRKKISFKGNILFFIFVGVVNSAIPFVLYAFAALHIDASLSGTLNSSSPMFGALFGFIILKNRFDTRQILGLIVGFLGVIIVSSTSFGTGTVEAVISVFACLLASACYGLAGTYVKKRNKDVDATTLSLGTLFFAGLFLLPFSFFYKISLDIQVSHILYLLFFAIMCTSVPYILYYKLLREVGAVKALTVTYLIPLFTVLWSYIFLAERAGWNVFVGLVIILTGVGLLSKRNDLLNREKR
- a CDS encoding dihydropteridine reductase, producing MDAITLLKDRRSVRKYKNEIVSKELMLEISELTKYSPSWGNLQIARYTFITDENSIKRIAEDGVKGFVYNIKTLLNARNVAVISYVKGKSGKLGKDEYATSKTNSWEVFDAGIATHQFCLAAYAKGVGTVIMGVIDDTVIREIIKLPEEESVGALIVYGFESGVHSAPTPRKDIKELIRFI
- the macB_4 gene encoding Macrolide export ATP-binding/permease protein MacB, with product MGDRMLELKNISKNYYVGDQTVEALKNVSLKFRKSEFVSILGPSGCGKTTMLNIIGGLDRYTDGDLLIDNKSTKSYKDKDWDAYRNQIIGFVFQNYNLISHLSVLDNIEMALSLSGVSAKERKERSIKVLEQVGLGDQVYKKPNQLSGGQMQRVAIARALVNEPKILLADEPTGALDSKTSAQIMKLIKEISKDILVIMVTHNSKIANEYSDRLIQLLDGEVLSDTNGIKEDELKITETLGNTKTSMSFYQALKTSFKNLITKKGRTFITAIAGSIGIIGVALVLGISTGMTNYVNEIQGDTLSGFPITITQYVQADFGPGGGNAPFDIEDSDTEFPTGETITPYDSLQETTLHRNVISEEYIEFLEAMDSSLYSSISYTRSMSLNIVAESDSGAYELVELDNDFSFFGGSGVFNEMPSNQEFVESQYDILKGMYPTNYNEIILVVDKENQLDVETLAALGININDEYTFDDFIGKEFKVVTNDLYYTEIMGIYLADTDYEAMYTSDDAITLTVTGILRVNEDATSEILSSGIGYTPDLTDHMLSNAMTSEIVLAQIASPDTNVLIGQPFNEQVTYDAVMQILGGDATPTGAEIYPTTYEGKDEIKAYLDTYNDGLATDETVIYTDLSELISSTISSLINTITIVLTAFAGISLVVSSIMIGIITYVSVIERTKEIGIMRSLGARKKDISRIFNAETLLIGLTSGGLGIAIYYLLQGPLNLVISKFIDVGGFATLPAYYAVGLIALSSVLTLIAGFIPSGIAARKDPVIALRTE
- the hcp gene encoding Hydroxylamine reductase; translation: MERKMFCYQCQEAAKNTACEVMGVCGKTPLLSSYMDTFKYVLKGLAVVADEAMRNGQEILQADLFIMEGLFKLITNANFDDDVFKSSISEGIALRESLKRDLDTMFDTDITTWASELASEFVLKAGSVGVMSTIDEDIRSIREIIITGLMGLTAYHSHAHKLGYIDLEIFNFTRKALIALQDNSLTLTDYIGLVDETGKYGVIGMALLDKANTTTYGVPKISHVNIGVGKRPGILISGHDLHDIKELLEQSKDAGIDIYTHSEMLPAHYYPELQQYSHLYGNYGSAWYNQKSEFTSFNGPILFTTNCIVPPKGDTIYKNKVFTTGNTGHPDFKFIVESNGKKDFSEIIELAKSSKAPIEIESGTIVGGFGHNQVLELADTVIENIKNGSIKKFVVMAGCDGRSPKRSYYTEFARELPKDTIILTAGCAKFKYNKLNLGDINGIPRVLDAGQCNDSYSLAVIALTLADVFKCDINDLPIAYNIAWYEQKAVIVLLALLNLGVKNIKLGPTLPAFLSENVANFLIDTFNLSTISTVEQDIREMI
- the uppP gene encoding Undecaprenyl-diphosphatase, with protein sequence MKFIEIIKTIIIGIVEGITEWLPISSTGHMILVDEWIKLDVSPEFMEMFLVVIQLGAILAVVVLFFNKLNPLAFKKTKEERNDIWQIWFKVLIGVIPAAIIGLLLDEWLYNTLYNYITVAIMLVVYGVLFIVIENKNKGKKATITSFNDLSYKTAFLIGMFQVLALIPGTSRSGATILGAVILGTSRFIAAEFSFFLSIPVMFGASFIKILDFGFNFTGSELIILITGMVTAFIISIITIKFLLGYIKKHDFKVFGWYRIILGVIVIVYFLVPYLVSIYI